TGAATGCCCGAATTAATATTGTCATGTTTGACGGGGAGCATCAGCGTATCAAAGAGTACCTGGCATCCGTTACCGGCGGCAGAAATGTGAATATTATCGTTCTAAAGGACGATTTATCGCATATTTATGCCATTAATGAAGCCTTGAGTAACCAGGAGCTGGTGTGCATGCATGCCGACAGGTTTCTGCCCGGCAATAAGACCATGACCGCTGATTTGCTGGGATCTCCGGCACATTTTCCGCTGGGGCCCTTTCTGCTGGCAGCCACCTTCAGGGTGCCTGTTTGCGGCGTTTATGCCTTTAAGGAATCCGCCACCCATTATCATTTTTATTCAACCGAGCCGAAAGTTTACAACGGACGTCGTGAACAGGAGCTGGCACTGAATGATTTTGTAGCAGGTATGGAAGAGAAAATCAGGAAATATCCTACCCAATGGTTTAATTATTACGACTTCTGGGTAGAATAAAGGGTATAATACCAGATATTTATCTTATTGAAAAAATTATAAACCGAATAACCAGCCAGTTTAAAGGGTTATTACGCTATCCTG
The Chitinophaga sp. Cy-1792 genome window above contains:
- a CDS encoding lipid A biosynthesis acyltransferase, whose amino-acid sequence is MPSWQGKSKGNKLGYRIFIGILRYGGVYPAYFLLRFVAAYYFLFSWSSSKPIYRYFHEKIGYSRLKSLFSLYSNYYIFGQTIIDKVVVMADMGNKFTFDFDGEEHLRQLVAGGKGGIMLSAHLGNWEVAGHLFKRLNARINIVMFDGEHQRIKEYLASVTGGRNVNIIVLKDDLSHIYAINEALSNQELVCMHADRFLPGNKTMTADLLGSPAHFPLGPFLLAATFRVPVCGVYAFKESATHYHFYSTEPKVYNGRREQELALNDFVAGMEEKIRKYPTQWFNYYDFWVE